The genomic region CACGGCGGCACCCAGCCGCCGATATTCACCGCCGCTGTGCCGCCGTTCCAGACGGACGCCAGGAGCAGGCACTCCAGCAGCAGGGTGAGCGAGAGCAGGGCAATGCTCACCGCACGCTGCGCGCGGGAATGCCGGATTAGCACGAACGTCAGCGCCGCGCCCAGGATGGGAAGTACGACGGCGAGCGGGGCAAGGCTTGCGAGGTTCACTTCGCCCCTCCATCCGTGTCAGTGTCTGTGTCCGCGCCGGTGATGTTGCCGGATCCCGGTTTCTCTTCCAGCGCCGCGTGCTCTGCCAGAAGGGTCCGGCCGCCTGCCTCGACAACCGCCGTCGGGTCTGCCGCGGCGGAACGGTCCGGTCCGCGCACGGGCAACGGGAACTCTGAGGTTTCCACGGGGATGACGGCGTCGTCCTCCGCGTCGAAGCTGGGGGTTTCGGCCACGCGGCGGTCCTCGATGTCGTCCTGGATGTCGTCCTGGCGGGCAAGCACCCAGGTCCGGTAGATGATGCCCAGCATGAACGCGGTCACCGCGAAGGAAATGACGATGGACGTCAGGATCAGTGCCTGCGGCAGGGGGTCGTTGTACGACCCGGGGTCCGTGTCCTTGCTGAAGAAGGGGGCCAGCCCGGCATAGCCGCCGGTGGCAAGGATCAGCAGGTTGGTGGCGTTGGTCAGCAGCATCAGCCCCAGCAGCACACGCGTGAGGCTGCGTTCCAGGATGAGGTAGATGCCGCAGGCGTAGAGGGCGCCCATGACGGTCAGCAGGGTCAGGTTAACTGTCATGCGGTGCCGCCTCGGGTTGATCCGGCCGGGATGCCGCCGGGCACCTCTTCGCTGCCCTCGTCGCTTTCCTGCGCGTCCTGCTGCAGGGGACGCTCTTCAAAGTGCTCGTCAATTTCGGCGCCAAGGCTGCGGAGCACATCCAGCACCAGGCCGACGACGACGATGTAGACGCCGGTGTCGAAGATGGTGGAGGTGACGAACTTGATGTCGCCAAAGACCGGCAGCCAGAACTCGATCATGGCGCTCTGGAACACCTGGCCGCCCAGAAAAACGGGCGCGGCGCCAGACAACGCGGCCGTGGCAAGGCCGATCCCGAGCAGGGTGCCGGCGCTGATGGGGGTGGCCTCCCGCAGTTCGAAACGGCCGCCTGCAAGGTAGCGCAGGGTGAGGGCCAGTCCGGCCATGAGGCCGCCGGCGAAGCCGCCGCCGGGGAGGTTGTGTCCGGCCAGCAGCAGGTAGAGCGAGAAGATGATCATCGAGTGGAAGAGCAGCCGGGTGACGACTTCGAAAATGATGGAGCGGCGCTCCGGTGCCAACGTGCGTCCGGCAACGAGCCACGGGTCCCGCGTGGCCGAGGCGAACTTGCGCGTCAGGGCCAGGGCGGCGCCGTCCCGCGAGGATTTGTCCACGCCGTGGCGGCGGCCTACGGTCCCTTCCGCCACCGCGGACGCCGTGCGCAGCCGGTCCCCGCGGCCCCGGACGAAGATGAGGCTTGCCACGCCCGTTGCTGCCAGCGCCAGCACGGAGATCTCACCGAAGGTGTCCCAGGCGCGGATGTCCACGAGGGTGACGTTGACGATGTTGAGCCCGCCGCCGCCCTCGTAGGCCAGCTTGGGGAACTCGAGGGAAACGGGCGTGGCGATCCGGGCGCCCATAGCTTGGATGGCGGCGAAGACCATGGTTGCGCCGAAGGACAGGCCGATGATCACGCGAACCACCCGGTACTTGCCCCGGGTGCGGTCCCGCAGCTCAGCCGGGAGGCTGCGCATGGCCAGCACGAACGCCACCAGGATGATCGTCTCCACGAGCATCTGCGTCAGGGCGAGGTCAGGGGCGCCCTGTAGCGCGAACATCAGCGCGATACCGTAGCCGGTGACGGAAACCATGAGCACGGCAAGGAAGCGCTTGTTGGCCCGGACGGCGGCGAGTGCCCCGATGACGATCCCGGCTCCCGCCACCAGCTGCAGCGGCGAGTTGGGGTCGACGAAATACAGCCCTTCGGGAAGAGGCTTGTTCGCGGCGATCAGGGCGGACAGGGGCAGGACAAAGGCCACGCTGAGGATCACGGCAAGGTAGAAATACAGCGAACCACGCTGCGTGCGTCCGGTGATCCACACGGCGACGTCGTCCAGCGCGCCTATGGTCAGCTGGTAGCCGCGGTCGGCGTCGAGCCAGGGCGGAACGGCGCTCTGAATCCGGTCCACCACCGCTCGTCCGTAGAACATTGCCGCGCCGGCGGCGAAGGTGATGGCGGTCAGACCCAAGGCATGGGTCAGCCCGTGCCACAGTGCGAGGTGCCCTGCGGCACCCGCCGCAGCGGCGGCGTCGTGCGTTCCCTCAGTAAACAGGGCCGCGTAGGGCTGGATCCAGGCATCCACCGGAACCGGCCACAGGCCGTAAACGATGGTGAAAACGCTCAGGACGGCAGGGGCCGCCAGGAAGGAGGGCCGGATGGCCTTGAACGGGGTGCGCTCGACGCCCGGCTTCACGGCGAAGGCGCCCCACATGAAGCGGGCGCTGTAGGCGAAGGTCAGCACGGAGCCGAGCACCACGCCGGCGAGGACCACTGCGCCCCAAGGGCCGTTGCCGGGCGCGGCGGCGAAGTGCACGAACGCCTCGAGCACCGACTCCTTGGCCACGAAGCCGCCGAGCAGCGGGACACCGGCCATGGAGGCGGCGCCGACGCCGGCCACGATGCCGAGGGCCCGGGAGGAGCGGAAAACGCCCGAGAGTTTGCGGATGTCGCGCGTGCCGGACTGGTGATCGATGATGCCCACCACAAGGAAGAGCGTGGCCTTGAAGAGCCCGTGCGCCAGCAGCATGGCCAGGCCGGCGAGCGCGGCATCGGGCTTTCCGAGCCCCACCACCATGGTGATGAACCCCAGCTGGCTCACGGTGCCATGGGCCAGGATGAGCTTGATGTCCGTCTGGCGCAGCGCCCGGTAGCCGCCCACCAGCATGGTGGCCAGCCCGAGCCCGAGGACCGCCGGCAGCCAGTAGGCTGTGTCGGTGAAGCCAGGTGCGAGGCGCGCCACGATGTACACGCCGGCCTTCACCATCGCGGCGGCGTGCAGGTATGCGCTCACGGGAGTTGGTGCGGCCATGGCGCCCGGAAGCCAGAAGTGGAAGGGGACCAGTGCGGATTTGGTTACCGCACCGATCAGGATAAGGACGACGGCGGCGCCCACGGTTCCCGCTGCCGGCCCGGAGACCAGCTGCGGCGCCTGTTCGAGGATGCCGGAAATCCGGTAGGTGCCGGCTGTGGCGCCGACCATGATCAGGCCGACGAGCATGGCCAGGCCGCCGGCGGTGGTGACCATGAGGGCCTGCAGCGCGGAGCGGCGGGCAGCAAGCCTTGTCCGTGCGTAGCCGATCAGGAGGTAGGACAGGACCGTGGTGAGTTCCCAGAAGATGAACATCATCAGCAGGTCATCCGCGGTGACCAGCCCGAACATCGCGCCGGCGAATCCCAGCAGCTGCGCGCCGAACCCGCCAAGGTAGCTGTCCTTGTCCTTGAAGTACCGCGCGCAGTAGACCAGCACCAGGGCGCCGACGCCCAAGACCAGCAACGACATGACCCACGCCAGGGCGTCCATGCGGAAGGCGAATTCGATGCCGAGGCTTGGGATCCACGGGACGATTTCTGCGGGGGTACCGGTCTGTGAGGGGGCTCCTGTATTCGCAAGCGCTCCGGTGCCGTAGACGGCGGCGTGCTGGAACAGGAGCCAGACGAATGAACCGGCGGGCACCGCGGCCAGCGCATAGAACGAGTTGCGGCCGAACTTCCGGAAGACGAACGGCGCCACAGCGGCCACCGCGAAGTGCACGGCAAGGACTGTGATCACTGGTATCTCCGCAAAGTCAGAATTCGGTTATCAAAAGTTGGAGCAGGCGGTCATTCGTTGGGTTCGGTCCCGACAGTTTACCAAGGGGGCACTGACAGTTTTCCCCGCGTTGGCGGGCCGCAGGGCAAGTTTCGCCAGCCTGCGGGAGAGTTTCCGTTCCCTGTTCGCCGCGGGCGGATAGCATCGGCCTATGAACTCCGCAGCCGCATCCGAGGCAACGCAGCCGTCGTCGGAACTTGAAGCAGGGCCCCGGGCGTCCAGCAAGGGCCGCGTTCTGGCCTGGGCAGCCTGGGACTGGGGGTCCGCGGCGTTCAACGCGGTCATGACGACGTTCGTCTTCACCGTCTATCTGACGTCCCAGGCATTCGGCGGCGAAGACCGGGCCTCGGCGGTGCTCGGCGGAGCGCTGGCCATTGCGGGGGCGGCCATCGCGCTGCTGGCGCCCGTCACGGGCCAGCGGTCGGATAATGGGGGCCGCCGCAAGCTATGGCTGGGAGTGAACACGGCCGCCGTCGCGGTCCTGACGGCACTGTGCTTCTTCGTGTTTCCGCGGCCCGAGTTCCTCCTCCTGGGAGTGTCCCTGATCGCCCTGGCCAATGTGTTCTTCGAGTTCGCGGGCGTCAACTACAACGCCATGCTGGCGCAGATATCCACGCCGCGGAATATCGGCAAGGTCAGCGGGTTCGGCTGGGGCATGGGCTACCTCGGCGGCATCGTGGCCCTGCTCGTCGTGCTTCAGCTTTTCGTGCAGCCGCGCTTCGAGTGGTTCGGCGCCTCCACGCAGGACAGCCTCAACATCCGGCTGGTGGCGGTGTTCTCCGCCCTGTGGTTCTTCATCTTCGCGCTGCCGGTGATGTTCGCGGTCCCGGAGCTGCCCAAGCCGAAGCGGGCGGCGAGCCTCGGGTTCCTGGCGTCGTACGGTCTGCTGGCGCGCAGGATCAAGGCGATCTACCGGACCAGCCCGC from Arthrobacter globiformis harbors:
- a CDS encoding Na(+)/H(+) antiporter subunit C gives rise to the protein MTVNLTLLTVMGALYACGIYLILERSLTRVLLGLMLLTNATNLLILATGGYAGLAPFFSKDTDPGSYNDPLPQALILTSIVISFAVTAFMLGIIYRTWVLARQDDIQDDIEDRRVAETPSFDAEDDAVIPVETSEFPLPVRGPDRSAAADPTAVVEAGGRTLLAEHAALEEKPGSGNITGADTDTDTDGGAK
- a CDS encoding Na+/H+ antiporter subunit A — its product is MITVLAVHFAVAAVAPFVFRKFGRNSFYALAAVPAGSFVWLLFQHAAVYGTGALANTGAPSQTGTPAEIVPWIPSLGIEFAFRMDALAWVMSLLVLGVGALVLVYCARYFKDKDSYLGGFGAQLLGFAGAMFGLVTADDLLMMFIFWELTTVLSYLLIGYARTRLAARRSALQALMVTTAGGLAMLVGLIMVGATAGTYRISGILEQAPQLVSGPAAGTVGAAVVLILIGAVTKSALVPFHFWLPGAMAAPTPVSAYLHAAAMVKAGVYIVARLAPGFTDTAYWLPAVLGLGLATMLVGGYRALRQTDIKLILAHGTVSQLGFITMVVGLGKPDAALAGLAMLLAHGLFKATLFLVVGIIDHQSGTRDIRKLSGVFRSSRALGIVAGVGAASMAGVPLLGGFVAKESVLEAFVHFAAAPGNGPWGAVVLAGVVLGSVLTFAYSARFMWGAFAVKPGVERTPFKAIRPSFLAAPAVLSVFTIVYGLWPVPVDAWIQPYAALFTEGTHDAAAAAGAAGHLALWHGLTHALGLTAITFAAGAAMFYGRAVVDRIQSAVPPWLDADRGYQLTIGALDDVAVWITGRTQRGSLYFYLAVILSVAFVLPLSALIAANKPLPEGLYFVDPNSPLQLVAGAGIVIGALAAVRANKRFLAVLMVSVTGYGIALMFALQGAPDLALTQMLVETIILVAFVLAMRSLPAELRDRTRGKYRVVRVIIGLSFGATMVFAAIQAMGARIATPVSLEFPKLAYEGGGGLNIVNVTLVDIRAWDTFGEISVLALAATGVASLIFVRGRGDRLRTASAVAEGTVGRRHGVDKSSRDGAALALTRKFASATRDPWLVAGRTLAPERRSIIFEVVTRLLFHSMIIFSLYLLLAGHNLPGGGFAGGLMAGLALTLRYLAGGRFELREATPISAGTLLGIGLATAALSGAAPVFLGGQVFQSAMIEFWLPVFGDIKFVTSTIFDTGVYIVVVGLVLDVLRSLGAEIDEHFEERPLQQDAQESDEGSEEVPGGIPAGSTRGGTA
- a CDS encoding MFS transporter, with the translated sequence MNSAAASEATQPSSELEAGPRASSKGRVLAWAAWDWGSAAFNAVMTTFVFTVYLTSQAFGGEDRASAVLGGALAIAGAAIALLAPVTGQRSDNGGRRKLWLGVNTAAVAVLTALCFFVFPRPEFLLLGVSLIALANVFFEFAGVNYNAMLAQISTPRNIGKVSGFGWGMGYLGGIVALLVVLQLFVQPRFEWFGASTQDSLNIRLVAVFSALWFFIFALPVMFAVPELPKPKRAASLGFLASYGLLARRIKAIYRTSPHTIFFLLASAIFRDGLAAVFTFGGIIAAGTFGFALPQVIFFAIFGNIVAAVGAIVGGFLDDRVGPKAVIIGSLTGLLVAGTVILVLGNDNHTFFGVPWSGSTTFWVFGLFLCLFVGPAQSSSRAYLARLAPQGESGELFGLYATTGRAVSFLAPALFTLCITIATPLVAQGEAQRWGILGIMVVLLAGLLVLLPVKAPSEAEIAVVPQS